A single region of the Brassica rapa cultivar Chiifu-401-42 chromosome A03, CAAS_Brap_v3.01, whole genome shotgun sequence genome encodes:
- the LOC103855474 gene encoding short-chain dehydrogenase TIC 32 B, chloroplastic isoform X1, with translation MGLYSLITGRRGPSGFGSATSAEEVTQRIDATHLTAIITGGAGGIGMETARVMAKRGVHAVIGARNIGAAENAKAEILRQNTNARVTLLHLDLSSVKSIRAFVRDFHALHLPLNLLINNAGVMFCPYQLSEDEIELQFATNHIGHFLLTNLLLDTMKTTAKTSGVEGRILNLSSIAHIYTYKEGIKFDSINDICCYSDKRAYGQSKLANILHANELSRQLQEEGVNITVNSVHPGLILTNLFQHTALLMSKFSLCFPRIISFKFSLLFALIPIFTGFLKFFSFYLWKNIPQGAATTCYVALHPTLKGVTGKYFADCNEVTPSKLARDETLARKLWDFSVKLINSVSKKNYLGFEDTI, from the exons ATGGGATTATATTCACTAATCACAGGGAGAAGAGGACCAAGTGGGTTTGGTTCAGCTACATCAGCTGAAGAGGTTACCCAAAGGATTGATGCAACTCATCTCACTGCAATTATCACAG GAGGGGCAGGAGGGATAGGAATGGAGACAGCGAGGGTAATGGCCAAGAGAGGTGTTCATGCGGTAATTGGTGCCCGAAACATAGGAGCTGCAGAAAATGCCAAAGCCGAGATTCTCAGACAAAACACAAACGCACGTGTCACCCTCCTCCACTTAGATCTCTCTTCGGTCAAATCCATCAGAGCCTTTGTTCGTGACTTCCATGCCCTCCATCTTCCTCTCAATCTCCTCat AAACAACGCAGGAGTAATGTTCTGTCCATACCAACTCTCTGAAGATGAAATCGAATTGCAGTTTGCTACAAATCACATTG GCCATTTTCTGTTGACAAACTTGCTCCTAGACACAATGAAGACCACAGCTAAAACCAGTGGTGTCGAAGGAAGAATTTTGAATTTATCATCTATAGCTCATATCTATACTTATAAAGAAGGAATCAAGTTCGACAGCATCAATGACATATGCTG TTACTCGGATAAAAGAGCTTACGGACAATCAAAACTAGCCAATATATTGCACGCTAACGAGCTCTCCCGTCAACTTCAG GAAGAGGGAGTGAACATAACAGTGAACTCAGTGCACCCTGGTCTCATCCTCACCAATCTCTTCCAACACACAGCTCTTTTAATGAGTAAATTTTCTCTCTGTTTTCCTCGTATTATTTCCTTTAAATTTTCACTATTGTTTGCTTTAATCCCCATTTTCACAGGGTTCTTGAAGTTCTTCAGTTTTTACTTGTGGAAAAATATACCTCAG GGAGCAGCTACAACATGTTATGTTGCTCTGCATCCAACGCTGAAGGGAGTAACGGGAAAGTACTTTGCAGATTGCAATGAAGTTACTCCAAGCAAACTTGCTAGAGATGAGACTTTGGCACGAAAACTATGGGATTTTAGTGTTAAGCTCATCAACTCTGTTTCTAAAAAAAACTACCTGGGTTTCGAGGACACCATTTAA
- the LOC103855474 gene encoding short-chain dehydrogenase TIC 32 B, chloroplastic isoform X2, protein MGLYSLITGRRGPSGFGSATSAEEVTQRIDATHLTAIITGGAGGIGMETARVMAKRGVHAVIGARNIGAAENAKAEILRQNTNARVTLLHLDLSSVKSIRAFVRDFHALHLPLNLLINNAGVMFCPYQLSEDEIELQFATNHIGHFLLTNLLLDTMKTTAKTSGVEGRILNLSSIAHIYTYKEGIKFDSINDICCYSDKRAYGQSKLANILHANELSRQLQEEGVNITVNSVHPGLILTNLFQHTALLMRFLKFFSFYLWKNIPQGAATTCYVALHPTLKGVTGKYFADCNEVTPSKLARDETLARKLWDFSVKLINSVSKKNYLGFEDTI, encoded by the exons ATGGGATTATATTCACTAATCACAGGGAGAAGAGGACCAAGTGGGTTTGGTTCAGCTACATCAGCTGAAGAGGTTACCCAAAGGATTGATGCAACTCATCTCACTGCAATTATCACAG GAGGGGCAGGAGGGATAGGAATGGAGACAGCGAGGGTAATGGCCAAGAGAGGTGTTCATGCGGTAATTGGTGCCCGAAACATAGGAGCTGCAGAAAATGCCAAAGCCGAGATTCTCAGACAAAACACAAACGCACGTGTCACCCTCCTCCACTTAGATCTCTCTTCGGTCAAATCCATCAGAGCCTTTGTTCGTGACTTCCATGCCCTCCATCTTCCTCTCAATCTCCTCat AAACAACGCAGGAGTAATGTTCTGTCCATACCAACTCTCTGAAGATGAAATCGAATTGCAGTTTGCTACAAATCACATTG GCCATTTTCTGTTGACAAACTTGCTCCTAGACACAATGAAGACCACAGCTAAAACCAGTGGTGTCGAAGGAAGAATTTTGAATTTATCATCTATAGCTCATATCTATACTTATAAAGAAGGAATCAAGTTCGACAGCATCAATGACATATGCTG TTACTCGGATAAAAGAGCTTACGGACAATCAAAACTAGCCAATATATTGCACGCTAACGAGCTCTCCCGTCAACTTCAG GAAGAGGGAGTGAACATAACAGTGAACTCAGTGCACCCTGGTCTCATCCTCACCAATCTCTTCCAACACACAGCTCTTTTAATGA GGTTCTTGAAGTTCTTCAGTTTTTACTTGTGGAAAAATATACCTCAG GGAGCAGCTACAACATGTTATGTTGCTCTGCATCCAACGCTGAAGGGAGTAACGGGAAAGTACTTTGCAGATTGCAATGAAGTTACTCCAAGCAAACTTGCTAGAGATGAGACTTTGGCACGAAAACTATGGGATTTTAGTGTTAAGCTCATCAACTCTGTTTCTAAAAAAAACTACCTGGGTTTCGAGGACACCATTTAA
- the LOC103855474 gene encoding short-chain dehydrogenase TIC 32 B, chloroplastic isoform X3, whose protein sequence is MGLYSLITGRRGPSGFGSATSAEEVTQRIDATHLTAIITGGAGGIGMETARVMAKRGVHAVIGARNIGAAENAKAEILRQNTNARVTLLHLDLSSVKSIRAFVRDFHALHLPLNLLINNAGVMFCPYQLSEDEIELQFATNHIGHFLLTNLLLDTMKTTAKTSGVEGRILNLSSIAHIYTYKEGIKFDSINDICCYSDKRAYGQSKLANILHANELSRQLQEEGVNITVNSVHPGLILTNLFQHTALLMSKFSLCFPRIISFKFSLLFALIPIFTGFLKFFSFYLWKNIPQVLNY, encoded by the exons ATGGGATTATATTCACTAATCACAGGGAGAAGAGGACCAAGTGGGTTTGGTTCAGCTACATCAGCTGAAGAGGTTACCCAAAGGATTGATGCAACTCATCTCACTGCAATTATCACAG GAGGGGCAGGAGGGATAGGAATGGAGACAGCGAGGGTAATGGCCAAGAGAGGTGTTCATGCGGTAATTGGTGCCCGAAACATAGGAGCTGCAGAAAATGCCAAAGCCGAGATTCTCAGACAAAACACAAACGCACGTGTCACCCTCCTCCACTTAGATCTCTCTTCGGTCAAATCCATCAGAGCCTTTGTTCGTGACTTCCATGCCCTCCATCTTCCTCTCAATCTCCTCat AAACAACGCAGGAGTAATGTTCTGTCCATACCAACTCTCTGAAGATGAAATCGAATTGCAGTTTGCTACAAATCACATTG GCCATTTTCTGTTGACAAACTTGCTCCTAGACACAATGAAGACCACAGCTAAAACCAGTGGTGTCGAAGGAAGAATTTTGAATTTATCATCTATAGCTCATATCTATACTTATAAAGAAGGAATCAAGTTCGACAGCATCAATGACATATGCTG TTACTCGGATAAAAGAGCTTACGGACAATCAAAACTAGCCAATATATTGCACGCTAACGAGCTCTCCCGTCAACTTCAG GAAGAGGGAGTGAACATAACAGTGAACTCAGTGCACCCTGGTCTCATCCTCACCAATCTCTTCCAACACACAGCTCTTTTAATGAGTAAATTTTCTCTCTGTTTTCCTCGTATTATTTCCTTTAAATTTTCACTATTGTTTGCTTTAATCCCCATTTTCACAGGGTTCTTGAAGTTCTTCAGTTTTTACTTGTGGAAAAATATACCTCAGGTACTAAACTACTAG
- the LOC103855474 gene encoding short-chain dehydrogenase TIC 32 B, chloroplastic isoform X4 produces MGLYSLITGRRGPSGFGSATSAEEVTQRIDATHLTAIITGGAGGIGMETARVMAKRGVHAVIGARNIGAAENAKAEILRQNTNARVTLLHLDLSSVKSIRAFVRDFHALHLPLNLLINNAGVMFCPYQLSEDEIELQFATNHIGHFLLTNLLLDTMKTTAKTSGVEGRILNLSSIAHIYTYKEGIKFDSINDICCYSDKRAYGQSKLANILHANELSRQLQEEGVNITVNSVHPGLILTNLFQHTALLMRFLKFFSFYLWKNIPQVLNY; encoded by the exons ATGGGATTATATTCACTAATCACAGGGAGAAGAGGACCAAGTGGGTTTGGTTCAGCTACATCAGCTGAAGAGGTTACCCAAAGGATTGATGCAACTCATCTCACTGCAATTATCACAG GAGGGGCAGGAGGGATAGGAATGGAGACAGCGAGGGTAATGGCCAAGAGAGGTGTTCATGCGGTAATTGGTGCCCGAAACATAGGAGCTGCAGAAAATGCCAAAGCCGAGATTCTCAGACAAAACACAAACGCACGTGTCACCCTCCTCCACTTAGATCTCTCTTCGGTCAAATCCATCAGAGCCTTTGTTCGTGACTTCCATGCCCTCCATCTTCCTCTCAATCTCCTCat AAACAACGCAGGAGTAATGTTCTGTCCATACCAACTCTCTGAAGATGAAATCGAATTGCAGTTTGCTACAAATCACATTG GCCATTTTCTGTTGACAAACTTGCTCCTAGACACAATGAAGACCACAGCTAAAACCAGTGGTGTCGAAGGAAGAATTTTGAATTTATCATCTATAGCTCATATCTATACTTATAAAGAAGGAATCAAGTTCGACAGCATCAATGACATATGCTG TTACTCGGATAAAAGAGCTTACGGACAATCAAAACTAGCCAATATATTGCACGCTAACGAGCTCTCCCGTCAACTTCAG GAAGAGGGAGTGAACATAACAGTGAACTCAGTGCACCCTGGTCTCATCCTCACCAATCTCTTCCAACACACAGCTCTTTTAATGA GGTTCTTGAAGTTCTTCAGTTTTTACTTGTGGAAAAATATACCTCAGGTACTAAACTACTAG
- the LOC103855474 gene encoding short-chain dehydrogenase TIC 32 B, chloroplastic isoform X5 — protein MGLYSLITGRRGPSGFGSATSAEEVTQRIDATHLTAIITGGAGGIGMETARVMAKRGVHAVIGARNIGAAENAKAEILRQNTNARVTLLHLDLSSVKSIRAFVRDFHALHLPLNLLINNAGVMFCPYQLSEDEIELQFATNHIGHFLLTNLLLDTMKTTAKTSGVEGRILNLSSIAHIYTYKEGIKFDSINDICCYSDKRAYGQSKLANILHANELSRQLQEEGVNITVNSVHPGLILTNLFQHTALLMSTKLLETKYSARSRT, from the exons ATGGGATTATATTCACTAATCACAGGGAGAAGAGGACCAAGTGGGTTTGGTTCAGCTACATCAGCTGAAGAGGTTACCCAAAGGATTGATGCAACTCATCTCACTGCAATTATCACAG GAGGGGCAGGAGGGATAGGAATGGAGACAGCGAGGGTAATGGCCAAGAGAGGTGTTCATGCGGTAATTGGTGCCCGAAACATAGGAGCTGCAGAAAATGCCAAAGCCGAGATTCTCAGACAAAACACAAACGCACGTGTCACCCTCCTCCACTTAGATCTCTCTTCGGTCAAATCCATCAGAGCCTTTGTTCGTGACTTCCATGCCCTCCATCTTCCTCTCAATCTCCTCat AAACAACGCAGGAGTAATGTTCTGTCCATACCAACTCTCTGAAGATGAAATCGAATTGCAGTTTGCTACAAATCACATTG GCCATTTTCTGTTGACAAACTTGCTCCTAGACACAATGAAGACCACAGCTAAAACCAGTGGTGTCGAAGGAAGAATTTTGAATTTATCATCTATAGCTCATATCTATACTTATAAAGAAGGAATCAAGTTCGACAGCATCAATGACATATGCTG TTACTCGGATAAAAGAGCTTACGGACAATCAAAACTAGCCAATATATTGCACGCTAACGAGCTCTCCCGTCAACTTCAG GAAGAGGGAGTGAACATAACAGTGAACTCAGTGCACCCTGGTCTCATCCTCACCAATCTCTTCCAACACACAGCTCTTTTAATGA GTACTAAACTACTAGAAACCAAGTACTCAGCCAGATCAAGGACCTAA
- the LOC103855475 gene encoding uncharacterized protein LOC103855475 has protein sequence MSERPGRHQRRPSLSVFPNSLLDLTDISVTANPPSTIPSQLPRHQMPPPTPAAAPPANSDKKDDNASKEGNASSN, from the coding sequence ATGTCTGAGAGACCAGGCCGTCACCAGAGAAGGCCTTCTCTGAGCGTTTTTCCGAACTCCCTCCTGGATCTCACCGACATATCTGTCACAGCAAACCCTCCATCCACCATCCCTTCTCAGCTGCCGCGCCATCAGATGCCTCCGCCTACTCCAGCTGCTGCTCCTCCAGCAAACAGTGACAAGAAAGATGACAATGCTAGCAAGGAAGGGAACGCCTCTTCTAACTGA
- the LOC103855477 gene encoding uncharacterized protein LOC103855477 isoform X4, translated as MPFFSLSSSSLYLLLYITNYSLNQYHIMGDHSSSQASYIHLVHHLIEECIVFNMGKKECMDALFKHANINPIITSTVWKELEKENKEFFEAYERRRKEIPTEKETARRIRDLLSRTKI; from the exons ATGCCTTTCTTCTCCCTTTCGTCATCATCTCTCTACTTGCTCCTCTATATAACAAACTACTCTTTAAATCAATATCATATCATGGGTGATCATAGCAGCTCACAAGCATCTTACATCCATTTG GTGCATCATTTGATAGAAGAATGCATAGTCTTCAACATGGGAAAAAAAGAGTGTATGGATGCTCTGTTCAAGCATGCTAATATCAACCCTATCATCACTTCCACGG TGTGGAAGGAGCTAGAGAAAGAGAACAAAGAGTTCTTCGAGGCATACGAGAGACGAAGAAAAGAAATACCGACCGAGAAAGAGACAGCTCGAAGAATCCGAGATTTGCTTTCACGAACTAAAATCTAA
- the LOC103855477 gene encoding uncharacterized protein LOC103855477 isoform X2, with translation MGQDYSYTQPSSSDEYDLTSLLEAEAALYAEEAESSYNIGEPVQCPPQPFQYLCGGHTNAEEMRAFETQLSLLKDQVRASDQKLATLEKTLCDELCKKTSWVTILGVSLLLSLLLLIAVIILGGTASKDSRRLSNVQKSGENDDDLMKAALDYYFKDQGHKFGMEHAWRELRHDQKWCSSCKDSGKDKRKHVVEVDIDEEEGRPVGVKAAKAASKKKKSGKEEELSRLQTIMEIKQKLSNQKLLDRLLAKKVPLTEMETSLKLKLMSEML, from the exons ATGGGCCAAGACTATAGCTACACCCAGCCTTCCTCATCAGACGAGTATGACTTGACCTCACTGCTTGAAGCTGAAGCGGCTTTGTACGCCGAAGAAGCTGAGAGTAGCTACAACATTGGTGAGCCTGTTCAGTGCCCACCTCAGCCGTTTCAGTACTTATGTGGGGGACATACAAATGCGGAGGAGATGCGTGCCTTTGAGACACAACTTAGTCTTCTCAAGGATCAAGTTCGTGCGAGTGACCAGAAGCTGGCTACGCTCGAGAAGACCCTGTGTGATGAGTTATGCAAGAAGACATCATGGGTTACAATTCTTGGAGTATCTCTTCTGCTGAGCCTTTTACTTTTAATAGCGGTGATAATTCTTGGAG GAACAGCTTCGAAGGATAGTAGAAGACTATCTAACGTG CAGAAAAGCGGTGAAAACGATGATGATCTGATGAAAGCCGCACTAGACTACTACTTCAAGGATCAAGGCCACAAGTTTGGCATGGAACACGCCTGGAGGGAGCTGAGGCATGACCAGAAATGGTGCTCATCATGTAAAGACAGTGGGAAGGATAAGCGCAAACATGTCGTGGAGGTTGATATAGATGAGGAAGAGGGCAGACCGGTCGGGGTCAAGGCAGCGAAAGCTGcttctaagaagaagaagagtgggaAAGAAGAGGAGTTGTCGCGTTTACAAACCATCATGGAGATTAAACAGAAACTCTCTAACCAGAAACTTCTTGATCGTTTATTAGCTAAAAAAGTGCCATTAACTGAGATGGAAACATCACTTAAGCTGAAGTTAATGTCTGAAATGTTATGA
- the LOC103855477 gene encoding uncharacterized protein LOC103855477 isoform X3 yields MGQDYSYTQPSSSDEYDLTSLLEAEAALYAEEAESSYNIGEPVQCPPQPFQYLCGGHTNAEEMRAFETQLSLLKDQVRASDQKLATLEKTLCDELCKKTSWVTILGVSLLLSLLLLIAVIILGGTASKDSRRLSNVETVFKVPQ; encoded by the exons ATGGGCCAAGACTATAGCTACACCCAGCCTTCCTCATCAGACGAGTATGACTTGACCTCACTGCTTGAAGCTGAAGCGGCTTTGTACGCCGAAGAAGCTGAGAGTAGCTACAACATTGGTGAGCCTGTTCAGTGCCCACCTCAGCCGTTTCAGTACTTATGTGGGGGACATACAAATGCGGAGGAGATGCGTGCCTTTGAGACACAACTTAGTCTTCTCAAGGATCAAGTTCGTGCGAGTGACCAGAAGCTGGCTACGCTCGAGAAGACCCTGTGTGATGAGTTATGCAAGAAGACATCATGGGTTACAATTCTTGGAGTATCTCTTCTGCTGAGCCTTTTACTTTTAATAGCGGTGATAATTCTTGGAG GAACAGCTTCGAAGGATAGTAGAAGACTATCTAACGTGGAGACTGTCTTTAAG GTTCCGCAGTAA
- the LOC103855477 gene encoding putative nuclease HARBI1 isoform X1, giving the protein MSSSSSDEVDERLDEICEEYVEEIYNDIVEAQTIPQRTRAYVERHREGGQDQLWNDYFSENSTFSTQLFRRRFRMNKELFLRLVHGLEASFPFFQQRRDATGRWSLTALQKCTAAIRLLAYGTAADTVDEYLRLGETTALSCLHNFTDGIILLFGEEYLRRPTPEDLQRLLDIGEKRGFPGMVGSIDCMHWEWKNCPTAWKGQYARGSGKPTIVLEAVASQDLWIWHAFFGPPGTLNDINVLDRSPVFDDILQGRAPRVKYVVNGHTYKLGYYLTDGIYPKWSTFIQSITLPQTPQQELFAKVQEATRKDVERAFGVLQSRFAIVRNPVKTLNKDKIGKIMRACIILHNMIVEDERDGYSRIDISEFEEGDVPRCSEVETEWPTNLNNIFPTRNDLRDRQTHERLKTDLIQNIWNKFGEED; this is encoded by the coding sequence atgtcatcatcttcatccGATGAAGTCGATGAAAGATTGGACGAAATTTGTGAAGAATACGTAGAAGAAATATACAACGACATTGTGGAGGCCCAAACCATACCGCAAAGGACACGTGCATATGTAGAACGACACCGCGAAGGAGGACAAGACCAATTATGGAATGATTACTTCAGCGAAAATTCGACTTTCTCGACTCAATTATTCAGACGCCGTTTCCGCATGAATAAGGAATTATTCTTGCGTCTTGTTCATGGCCTAGAAGCGTCCTTTCCATTCTTTCAGCAAAGAAGAGATGCAACCGGCAGGTGGAGTCTTACTGCACTACAAAAATGTACTGCAGCTATTCGTCTGCTCGCTTATGGTACCGCGGCCGACACCGTTGACGAATATCTGCGACTTGGTGAGACCACTGCACTTTCgtgtttacataattttactGACGGAATAATACTGTTATTCGGAGAAGAGTATCTACGACGACCCACACCGGAGGATCTTCAACGACTACTCGATATTGGAGAGAAACGAGGGTTTCCTGGGATGGTCGGGAGCATTGACTGTATGCACTGGGAGTGGAAAAATTGcccaaccgcttggaaaggacaaTACGCCCGTGGATCAGGAAAACCGACAATTGTATTAGAGGCTGTAGCATcccaagatctttggatatggcacgccttttttggtcctccaggtaccttaaacgatattaatgtcctcgatcggtctcctgtttttgatgatattttacAAGGTCGAGCTCCGAGGGTAAAGTACGTGGTCAACGGACACACGTATAAGTTGGGGTACTACCTCACAGacggtatatatccaaaatggtcaacatttatccaatctattaCCCTTCCTCAAACTCCTCAACAAGAGTTATTTGCTAAAGTTCAAGAAGCAACCCGGAAAGATGTGgagcgggcttttggagtaCTTCAATCTCGATTTGCAATTGTGAGAAATCCGGTCAAAACATTGAACAAAGACAAGATAGGGAAGATTATgcgagcatgtatcatacttcACAATATGATAGTCGAAGATGAACGGGATGGATACTCTCGTATTGATATATCTGAATTTGAAGAAGGAGACGTCCCCAGATGTTCAGAAGTGGAAACCGAGTGGCCAACAAATCTGAATAATATCTTTCCCACTCGAAATGATCTTCGTGATAGGCAAACACATGAACGGTTGAAAACTGatttaattcaaaatatttggaataaaTTTGGTGAAGAAGATTAG
- the LOC103855478 gene encoding uncharacterized protein LOC103855478, which yields MLTQMASNVGNRIRFLSLGKLPHVSASLLRTTQNPRSLSLLLLRPPVLPLRRRCISIVHRRRPLLWLRSSPPLSSMSSQAESGAPHQSDSSKTVRMVIKGRVQGVCYRNWTVENAEQLGLKGWVRNRRDGSVEALFSGPVEAVEEMQQRCRRGPPAAMVTGLEAFPSTEEPGTGFEYRSTF from the exons ATGCTAACACAAATGGCCTCAAATGTCGGAAATCGAATCCGGTTCCTGAGTCTCGGGAAGCTTCCTCACGTATCTGCTTCACTGTTGAGAACCACCCAGAATCCTCGAAGCCTCTCCCTTCTTCTCCTTCGTCCTCCTGTTCTTCCGCTTCGTCGTCGTTGCATCTCCATCGTTCATCGTCGTCGTCCTCTTCTTTGGCTTCGCTCGTCTCCTCCTCTATCCTCCATGTCATCTCAGGCTGAATCTGGAGCTCCCCATCAATCCGATTCTTCAAAAACG GTGAGGATGGTGATAAAGGGAAGAGTACAGGGAGTGTGTTACAGAAACTGGACGGTTGAGAATGCAGAGCAGCTCGGGCTCAAGGGATGGGTTAGGAACCGCAGAGACGGTTCAGTGGAAGCGCTCTTCTCTGGACCAGTTGAAGCCGTGGAAGAGATGCAGCAGAGGTGCCGCCGTGGCCCTCCTGCAGCCATGGTTACTGGATTGGAGGCTTTCCCTTCCACTGAAGAACCAGGAACAGGTTTTGAATACAGATCAACtttctga